From the genome of Solanum dulcamara chromosome 12, daSolDulc1.2, whole genome shotgun sequence:
GCACTAATAAAGGTTGGTGGCTGGGTTTCCTCATCAGTTTTGCTACTACTTTTATTGGTTTCATTATTTTTGTCTTTGGAAAGCCATTCTATCGACTTCAACTTCCTGCTCAAACCCCACCACTCACAAGGATACTCCAGGTTTCtttcttaattttcttttttattttatttattcgtCTTACACTTTAATTAGGCATAACATATAAATATGACTTTTTTAACTTGATTTCAGCTGacatttatgtttttttaattttgaatgtaCACAAGTAAATACTTAAAATTATATAAcgttgaacaaatagacacatgcGTTCTACGTGGCGTCTCACACGTATTGCTACAAAGGATGTGCGTGTCTATACTACAACATATAAAGTATTTAGCGGCAATAAGAGCCATGACGACTAATGgcattttagtaattttaactttatttaaGGGCAAATAATAATTGTATAATTaatgatcaaaataataatctaGAAGAATCCATACATATCATTACTTTTGTTATGGGCCCATAaggatttttttaataattgtgTTAAAATGAAAGTTTTTATTGGTAAATTTCTgacaaacaataataaatattaagctTGTTTGGacatattagaaaaataaaagttttgaactaatttaaaattaaaatgtgtTTGAATAGTTATTTTTTTGTTCCTAAAATACTTTTAAGGATTACTGCGTAAACATGTTTTTAGTATTATGTTACATAATATGACCGGTACTAAAGTTCGTATTTtgattattaaaatataaaatgatgtatcaatattttttatttaatttttaaaatgacaAATTTAATGACTAAAAGAGAAAACAATGTTTGACTATCAAGAAATTGTTAATTTTGATAATATATTCAttgaacaattaaaaaaaattaattttttatttctatataggatatttttttaatatcaaaTATGATAAACTATCTAACGgagaaaatttgaagaaaaaaagtttAGTATTCAAATTCTAAGGAATACTAAAATACGAACTTATACACAAAAATGAggagttaaaaataaaatgaaacaaaagaaaaggactaTGTTAGAGAAATTTAAacgaagaaaagaaaagaaaaaaaaaaggaaaaacaatcaaaaaaaaagaaaataagtattGGTTATTTTGTGGGGTaagattcataattttttttttttgccgtATGATATTTAAAGTTCAgtatcaaaaaaatttattaatgtAATTTGGAATTTAACATTAAGataattgttattttatttataaaaataaagttacTTTCATGATTGTTTTTATTGTTGTGGAGTTAGAAATCAATTTTATCAAGGTACTTTcaatattaaaatcaaaataaatagaagtaTTTCTACTTATCGAAGACAATAGTAAAATATATCACAAAATTCATCGGCAAAGTAAACCACAAATAACTAATATATGAATTGAAGTAATAGAAATTTGAAAGGCTTTGAAACGGTCTTTACATATTGATTGAATAAGGATTTTTATATTATCAGATTCAAAGTTTGTGGTGCAAATATTACAAAAGAAGATAACATCATGTGAATAAAAAAATACCACTTGCGAAAATATATGAAGATCGATGAATTTTTTTCAAAGATATCAACATTTTATATACTTCTCGAACATGAAATGTGCTAACTCATAATCTAACGTAATTCTCTATTTCATTGCtgcataaaatttattaaaattcagATTTCCCAAGTTGGTTTTTAAACAACTCATAGATGTTGTATGAGCATTTGAAACATATTATGAAGTAATATATTGAACTTGTTCACTAAATCCCAAAAAGATATGTGAAATTAGATTGGGCGCCTTAAATGATCTAGTAATAAATATAAGTATTTATAACTATCACTCTATATAAACCACCTTAAAAGCTTAAGCGACATTGAATGCAATAACATTAATTTAATTGCcgttaaaagaaaaatctattGTCACTAAACGTCTCTTTTGTTGTAGTGCTACTTGTTCAACCTTATACAAGTTAAAGTGTCTATTTATatacatttaaaattaaaaggcATAAATATCAATTGAGGCTAAATTAAAAGGCATGTTTATGTAATCTATCAATTAATTAAtgatttattaatattataggTTATCACTGTGGCGATCAGAAACCGAAAGCTGCCATTACCAGATAACCCTCAACACTTGTATGAGAAAAACTCAGACTCAACAGACCCTAAAATTGCTCATACTAATCAATTCAGGTAATGTAATTATATCTTCACTAACTAAATATTATTGGAGGCCTATATATACTTCTATTTTGTAATTAtctactttttcttcttcttttttggttCTAGTGAGCCAAGATAGGAGGAAGAAAAAGGGAATCCCACTAAATTTCTGGGTCCATTTGTAAAAAGTTAATTACGCTTATTTAGtttcaacttacaactactcctataaattattttcttccaattaaaAGACTAGatattttcaaaagatatttCTATTCCCAACAGAATTGATTTTCTAGGCACttacattaattattttttttagttttacgGTGTTTTTATTAAAGATCTTCATTTTATAATAAGAGATCTAAAAgactatttttttctattcattttGTAAGTGTCCAAAaaatcttaatttctcaaatattatatatttttatataaatatcatgAGAGGAAATGAGATCTCTTGCGCTCGTAGACTTTTTCAGATCTTTTAGTGTAAAAAATGaagatttcttttttaaaaaaaagaggctAAAATAAATGTTTGTAAGGAGCTAGAGAATCACTTTTCCCGGTTTTAACCTATAACGTGAGGTTAGTAATCAGTCACTAGTttgaaatatacataaagatGGTAATAAGTGCATGCATGAATGCAGGTGTTTAGACAAAGCTGCAGTTGTTCCAAAAAGTATTGAACTGACAGAATGGAGAGTTTGCACAGTGACAAAAGTAGAAGAAGTGAAAATAGTAACAAGAATGTTGCCTATCATAGGGAGCACCATTATAATGAACACATGTTTAGCACAACTTCAAACATTCTCAGTCCAACAAGGTTATCGAATGAATCGTCATTTTGGTTCCTTTGAAGTACCAGCACCTTCAGTACCAGTAATCCCATTACTCTTCATGTGTATTCTCATACctatttatgatttattattCATCCCATTTGCTCGTAAAATCACAAACCATCCCTCTGGTATTACACAACTCCAACGCGTAGGCGTTGGATTAGTCCTATCTATCATCTCTATGGTTACAGCTGCAGTGGTTGAGATTAAACGAAAGAATCAATCCTTGACAAATCCATTGCAACCTATACATGTGTTTTGGTTATCTTTCCAATATGCAATATTTGGAATTGCTGATATGTTTACTTTAGTGGGAATGCTTGAGTTTTTCTACAAGGAAGCACCTATAGGAATGAGGTCACTTTCTACTTCTTTTACATGGATTTCACTCTCTTTTGGCTACTTTCTGAGCAGTGCGTTTGTTGATATTATTAACTCAGTCACCAAAAGAGTTTCGTCGAGTAAGAAAGGATGGTTGGATGGACAAGATTTGGATCAGAATAATTTGCAGCTTTTCTATTGGGTTTTGGCTATTCTAAGTTGCTTaaactttataaattatatttattgggCTACTTGGTACAAGTATAAAGCAGATGATCAACACAATTCAGGTCATGATAATGAAATTGTTTTACCTAAATCAGCTTCTGTTAGTAGGGTGCCATTCCTCAAGGCAAATGAGAATGATGTCACAATTACACAAGGAGGAGAAAATTAAATGTTAATGAGAGTAATGTTTTGTGGGGCTGTGTGTTGATTCTTTTGAGTTGTGCTTTTAGCTAATTTTGTTTGATGAGGGTGAAAGTTCTTACATAGATATATGGTTGAAATTTAATCAGATTGTAAAAGCTTTTCAAATGTGAAATGAAGCATGTACTGTTCATTCATCTTTAATTCCATTCTTCTTTAAATGCCCAAAAACGACTCAACAGACATCTCATGTGTTTTTAGTTTGCAAAtttcatatcatatatgtagtacTAAATAAATTCTTTTTTCCCACTGAAAAATATTCGATGATTATTTTCATAGATATATTGATAGATATTTTGATCAGtgaaaaaaacaataataatattttcatacgGAAAAATTAGATATCTTCCCACTATTTTGTGAGAATCAATTTCACACCACATGCATTTTTCACATAAAACTAATTTGATGGGACATAACTGGAAAAACCATATTCTATGATAACTAAAGTAACAATTTTTATGGACTACAAAACTGAATATATAGTGCGGTCATTGCTTCAGAGAAGCCAACAAAGTGGCTGATAAACTGGCCTCGATGAGTCATTCCATCAACAATGTCAAAATTTATACTAACCCTAACTCCTTTTGCCAAGACAGGTAAATGGACTTTTTAACTTAGATACATGGCAATTTCCTTCATGATTTAGGACTAAAAGAAAGAAACCGgaattgatttattttgatCCTCCTTGAGGAATTTCTTCCTATTGCCACTTTGTGCAAATTTTTGCCCATTGCAACTGTATATTCCCTCAGAAGAAGGCAAGGTCTAGTCATCCTTCTCCAGTTTGTAATCTTGTTACAGTGGCAAGGATAcaaaatcttaatttttttttaaaaaaaaattagtgcgGTCAATTTTTGGTAACTACTTTGCTGAAAAGTTTAATAAAAAGGAAGTCCCCAGTCCCCATATATGTTTAGAAGGGGAAATAGAGATTTTGGTTCCGGTATTATtgtataattttagttttagtctatgtattatttgattatatatatttaatttttaattatttgaattatacGGTTTTGGTCCTTCAAGTTaactatttaacaaaataattattttttaaaaatatataaattaaaaaacattGAAGGGTTGGTGATTCTAAATGCTTGAAGAATTATGCGtctaaaaaattttgaatttaataaaaattaaatgttaaattttttaaagattgaAAGTTGTTAGGACAACATTGATAGCCTTAAGGAGTATGTCCAGCTACTAAATCGTTTCAAAAGTAATCGTATTTGACCTTGATTAATCACcattaaaaaagaaaggaagaacgAGTTACTAATGAATCAAAAACAGAGAAAAACAGAGAAGCAAATGGGatcattttatatatttaaaataatcattgtaattctatatttttttaaaatatataaaatattttaattttatatacataattcTTTAGGCAATTAGAATCGCCaatcctttat
Proteins encoded in this window:
- the LOC129877384 gene encoding protein NRT1/ PTR FAMILY 4.5-like, which produces MEEGTKLEYNSVMSCKIKGKGGFRASSFIYGFVGLDNIGFVANMVSMVLYLSLKMHFDLSGSANTVTNLLGSTYLLSIIGGFISDTYLNRFHTILIFGTAEILAWALMTTQARYTILQPKSNSLEGGIAVLFYVSVCLLALGTGGVRGALPALGADQFDENNSKGAVGKYFNWLLLSSVSGSAIGVTIIVWVSTNKGWWLGFLISFATTFIGFIIFVFGKPFYRLQLPAQTPPLTRILQVITVAIRNRKLPLPDNPQHLYEKNSDSTDPKIAHTNQFRCLDKAAVVPKSIELTEWRVCTVTKVEEVKIVTRMLPIIGSTIIMNTCLAQLQTFSVQQGYRMNRHFGSFEVPAPSVPVIPLLFMCILIPIYDLLFIPFARKITNHPSGITQLQRVGVGLVLSIISMVTAAVVEIKRKNQSLTNPLQPIHVFWLSFQYAIFGIADMFTLVGMLEFFYKEAPIGMRSLSTSFTWISLSFGYFLSSAFVDIINSVTKRVSSSKKGWLDGQDLDQNNLQLFYWVLAILSCLNFINYIYWATWYKYKADDQHNSGHDNEIVLPKSASVSRVPFLKANENDVTITQGGEN